A genomic segment from Arcobacter acticola encodes:
- a CDS encoding FmdE family protein, with product MTYPQFFNNIPTIKLQDDLAYLLGAFEDGLIEFSYLDVVKSAGHSCPTVLGAYLMTLQGLKALHENEIAKRGNILVEFKEKQIDGVAGVIGSVITNITGSTTTNGFKGLAGKHDRNNLMNFEKDISGASVRFTRLDTQKSVDVFYNASMILPHPSMNSLMQKCIQGSATNEEKIEFGKVWQKRVEDISNNIEEVIKVNIKE from the coding sequence ATGACTTATCCACAATTTTTCAATAATATCCCAACAATAAAACTACAAGACGATTTAGCTTACCTTCTAGGCGCTTTTGAAGATGGACTAATAGAATTTTCATATTTGGATGTAGTAAAAAGTGCAGGGCATTCATGTCCTACTGTTCTTGGAGCTTATCTTATGACACTTCAAGGTTTAAAAGCCTTACATGAAAATGAAATAGCAAAACGTGGTAATATCTTAGTTGAATTTAAAGAAAAGCAAATAGATGGAGTTGCAGGCGTAATTGGAAGTGTAATTACAAATATAACGGGCTCTACAACTACAAATGGTTTTAAAGGACTAGCAGGAAAACATGATAGAAATAATTTAATGAATTTTGAAAAAGATATAAGTGGAGCAAGTGTAAGATTTACAAGACTTGATACACAAAAAAGTGTTGATGTTTTTTATAATGCAAGTATGATTTTACCACATCCTTCTATGAACTCTTTAATGCAAAAATGTATTCAAGGAAGTGCAACAAATGAAGAAAAAATAGAGTTTGGAAAAGTTTGGCAAAAAAGAGTTGAAGATATTTCAAATAATATCGAAGAGGTTATAAAAGTAAATATAAAAGAGTAA
- the trpS gene encoding tryptophan--tRNA ligase, whose product MRILSGIQPSGTIHIGNYFGMIKKMVESQNDGELFAFIASYHALTSVKDKEFLERNIFEAAVNFLALGMDPEKSTFWVQHDVKEVLELYWLLSNHTSMGLLERAHSYKDKTTRGIQANHGLFSYPVLMAADILLFDSNIVPVGKDQIQHVEMTRDIATSFNHTYGDILVLPESKVDENVATVPGTDGAKMSKSYNNTIDMFGPAKTIKKQVMGIVTDSKELNEAKEWENCNIYTLSKLFMKEDELASLRQRYATPGEGYGHFKMTLLDKINEHFEPYAQKREHLLNNPKEVKDILAFGASKAKKIAAAKMEIIRDAVGLI is encoded by the coding sequence TTGAGAATTTTATCAGGTATTCAACCATCAGGAACAATTCATATAGGAAACTATTTTGGAATGATTAAAAAAATGGTTGAATCTCAAAATGATGGAGAGTTATTTGCATTTATTGCTTCTTATCATGCATTAACTTCAGTAAAAGATAAAGAGTTTTTAGAAAGAAACATCTTTGAAGCAGCCGTGAATTTTTTAGCACTTGGAATGGATCCAGAAAAATCAACTTTTTGGGTACAACATGATGTAAAAGAAGTTTTAGAGCTTTACTGGCTTTTATCAAATCATACTTCTATGGGACTTTTAGAAAGAGCCCACTCTTACAAAGATAAAACAACAAGAGGAATTCAAGCAAATCATGGGCTATTTTCATATCCTGTTTTAATGGCTGCTGATATTTTATTATTTGATTCAAATATAGTTCCAGTTGGAAAAGATCAAATTCAACACGTTGAAATGACAAGAGATATTGCAACAAGTTTTAATCATACTTATGGAGATATTTTAGTATTACCTGAATCAAAAGTAGATGAGAATGTTGCAACAGTTCCAGGAACTGATGGAGCTAAAATGTCAAAATCTTATAACAATACAATTGATATGTTTGGTCCAGCAAAAACAATAAAAAAACAAGTTATGGGGATAGTAACTGACTCAAAAGAATTAAATGAAGCAAAAGAGTGGGAAAACTGTAATATCTATACTTTATCTAAGCTATTTATGAAAGAAGACGAATTAGCATCTTTAAGACAAAGATATGCAACGCCAGGTGAAGGTTATGGTCATTTTAAAATGACACTATTAGATAAAATCAATGAACACTTTGAGCCATATGCTCAAAAAAGAGAACATCTTTTAAATAATCCAAAAGAAGTAAAAGATATTTTAGCTTTTGGAGCTAGTAAAGCTAAAAAAATTGCAGCTGCTAAAATGGAAATTATTAGAGATGCTGTGGGGTTAATTTAA
- a CDS encoding TAXI family TRAP transporter solute-binding subunit, with amino-acid sequence MKYNFFTVSIPILLLVIASFYLTSKFIEPSSKKEITIATGSIDGEYYQTALKYKEILEKQKVKVNILTSNGSMENIQLLNDKKADIAFIQNGIDELKEQTHIKAIASIYYEPLWIFYKNDTYKMDYLIQLISKKISIGKEKSGTEDLALKILNDNGINKKNSQLLYNSTQEAKDLLIKGEIDAMFIVSSPNSNVIKELLENPDISLFSFKRAKAYSRKYSFLEATPIYEGTIDLYKNLPSQDINLLSTTANLIVRDDFSDELTRLILKEIKRIHNKKGLFETQNQFPNIDNLTIEINEDAQRYFTYGDTWLEKIFPYWIASNIDRLKILLIPLITLMIPLSKGFFPLYRWSIRSKIYKWYEEIHKIDLEAEDAKNEELKKYLEKIIALKKEIKAETKVPLSYMGEYYDLIMHLELIISKINMKLASN; translated from the coding sequence ATGAAATATAATTTTTTTACTGTATCAATTCCTATTTTGCTTTTAGTTATTGCATCTTTTTATTTAACTTCAAAGTTTATAGAACCCAGTTCAAAAAAAGAAATCACAATTGCTACAGGTTCAATTGATGGAGAATACTATCAAACTGCACTTAAATATAAAGAGATATTAGAAAAACAAAAAGTTAAAGTAAATATTCTTACATCAAATGGTTCTATGGAGAATATTCAACTTCTAAATGATAAAAAAGCTGATATAGCTTTTATTCAAAATGGAATCGATGAGTTAAAAGAACAAACACATATAAAAGCTATTGCTTCAATATATTATGAACCTTTATGGATATTTTATAAAAATGATACATACAAAATGGATTATCTTATTCAATTAATTTCAAAAAAAATATCAATTGGAAAAGAAAAAAGTGGAACAGAAGATTTAGCTTTAAAAATATTAAATGACAACGGAATAAATAAAAAAAATTCACAACTTCTTTATAATTCAACACAAGAAGCAAAAGATTTACTAATAAAAGGCGAAATTGATGCTATGTTTATAGTTAGTTCTCCAAATTCAAATGTTATAAAAGAGTTGTTAGAAAATCCAGATATAAGTCTGTTTAGTTTTAAAAGAGCAAAAGCTTATAGTAGAAAATACTCTTTTTTAGAAGCTACTCCAATTTATGAAGGAACAATTGATTTATATAAAAATCTTCCAAGCCAAGATATAAATCTTCTTTCTACAACTGCAAATCTTATTGTAAGAGATGATTTTTCAGATGAATTAACTAGACTTATTTTAAAAGAAATAAAAAGAATTCATAATAAAAAAGGCTTATTTGAAACACAAAATCAGTTCCCAAATATTGATAACTTGACTATTGAGATAAATGAAGATGCACAAAGGTATTTCACTTATGGTGATACTTGGCTTGAGAAAATATTTCCATACTGGATTGCTTCAAATATTGATAGATTAAAGATTTTATTAATTCCACTTATTACTTTGATGATTCCTTTATCAAAAGGATTTTTCCCACTTTATAGATGGAGTATTAGATCAAAAATCTATAAATGGTATGAAGAAATACATAAAATTGATTTAGAAGCAGAAGATGCTAAAAATGAAGAGTTAAAAAAATATTTAGAAAAAATTATCGCATTAAAAAAAGAGATAAAAGCAGAAACAAAAGTTCCACTTTCTTATATGGGTGAATATTATGATTTAATAATGCATTTAGAGTTAATAATTTCAAAGATAAATATGAAATTAGCTTCTAATTAA
- a CDS encoding cation diffusion facilitator family transporter: protein MYNCKFGLNEHKPHLENKHSHDCSHSHHKHDNLTHTHEHHHEHDHGHSHDHRGTDKKLLKIALVITIITMLAEFIAGFISNSLALVSDAIHMFTHSFALLISLIAIIIASKKAPLSKTFGFYRAEVLAAFINGITIVLSIVWILYEAIHRFLNPGVIDIKIAMIVAIIGLVVNIITGVILMQGDKHNVNLKSAFVHMLSDALSSVAIIIGYIIIYFTSWYFIDIILAIIVAIVIGKWALDILKSSTNTLMESSPIDIQEVQQFIEKNENVIELHDIHIWEITQDMYNMTAHVKIDKKSLDKYEELLHEINHGLKEKYKIVHTTFQFEWE, encoded by the coding sequence ATGTACAACTGTAAATTTGGATTAAATGAGCATAAACCTCATTTAGAAAATAAACATTCACATGATTGTTCTCATTCTCATCATAAACATGACAATCTTACACATACACATGAACATCATCACGAGCATGATCATGGACATTCTCATGATCATAGAGGAACTGATAAAAAATTACTAAAAATTGCACTTGTAATAACTATTATAACAATGCTAGCAGAATTTATTGCAGGTTTTATATCAAACTCTTTAGCATTAGTTTCAGATGCAATTCATATGTTTACACACTCATTTGCCCTTTTAATCTCTTTAATAGCAATAATAATTGCAAGTAAAAAAGCGCCTTTGAGTAAAACGTTTGGATTTTATAGGGCTGAGGTTTTAGCTGCATTTATAAATGGAATTACTATTGTTCTATCAATAGTTTGGATTTTGTATGAAGCAATACATAGATTTCTGAACCCAGGTGTAATAGATATAAAAATAGCAATGATAGTGGCAATTATAGGTTTAGTTGTAAATATTATTACAGGTGTTATATTAATGCAAGGTGATAAACATAATGTAAATTTAAAATCTGCATTTGTACATATGTTAAGTGATGCTTTATCATCTGTGGCTATTATTATAGGCTATATTATAATTTATTTTACTTCATGGTATTTTATTGATATTATTTTAGCAATAATTGTAGCGATAGTTATTGGAAAATGGGCCTTGGATATACTTAAAAGTTCCACTAATACTTTGATGGAAAGTTCACCTATTGATATACAAGAGGTTCAACAATTTATTGAAAAAAATGAAAATGTTATTGAACTTCATGATATACATATTTGGGAGATTACTCAAGATATGTATAATATGACAGCCCATGTGAAAATAGATAAAAAATCATTAGATAAATATGAAGAACTTTTACATGAAATAAATCATGGCTTGAAAGAAAAGTATAAAATTGTTCATACAACATTCCAATTTGAATGGGAATAA
- the serS gene encoding serine--tRNA ligase — translation MIDIKLLQKDFEYVVNALQRKGVDNELLNNLKTLASNTKEKRQEMEDVTAEQNLLSKEFGRYKKEKLDVAPLQENINNLKNKKQELEEQVRVLEDELTSIILGVPNMPDESVPSGADENENIILEVVGAKPTFSFEPKEHWDLNNGWIDFERGVKIAKSRFAALRGDGARLERALINYMLDFNRERGFQEWYVPFMANSNTLQGTGQLPKFADDLFKIEGEDLYLIPTAEVSLTNLFNDEILEIEELPMLLTSYTPCFRKEAGSAGRDTRGLIRQHQFDKVEMVAITSQEQSNEVFEKMVACASDLLTSLGLPHQKMQLCTGDLGFSAATTIDLEVWLPGQNKYREISSISNTRDFQSRRAKIRYKEGKKNILAHTLNGSSLAVGRTLVAIMENYQNEDGSVRIPEVLKKYM, via the coding sequence ATGATAGATATTAAACTACTACAAAAAGACTTCGAGTATGTTGTAAATGCCTTACAAAGAAAAGGTGTAGACAACGAGCTTTTAAATAACCTAAAAACACTTGCATCTAATACAAAAGAAAAACGACAAGAGATGGAAGACGTTACAGCTGAGCAAAACTTACTTTCAAAAGAGTTTGGAAGATATAAAAAAGAGAAGCTAGATGTTGCTCCACTTCAAGAAAATATAAACAATCTAAAAAATAAAAAACAAGAGTTAGAAGAACAAGTACGAGTTTTAGAAGATGAATTAACTTCTATTATTTTAGGTGTTCCAAATATGCCTGATGAGTCTGTTCCAAGTGGTGCGGATGAAAATGAAAATATTATTTTAGAAGTAGTTGGCGCAAAACCAACTTTTTCTTTTGAGCCAAAAGAGCATTGGGATTTAAATAATGGTTGGATTGACTTTGAAAGAGGTGTAAAAATTGCAAAATCTAGATTTGCAGCATTAAGAGGTGATGGAGCAAGACTAGAACGTGCTTTAATTAACTATATGCTTGATTTTAATCGTGAGCGAGGTTTCCAAGAGTGGTATGTTCCATTTATGGCAAACTCAAATACTCTTCAAGGAACAGGGCAACTTCCAAAATTTGCTGATGATTTATTTAAAATTGAAGGTGAAGATTTATATTTAATCCCAACTGCTGAGGTTTCTTTAACTAACTTATTTAATGATGAGATTTTAGAAATTGAAGAACTTCCAATGTTACTTACTTCTTATACTCCTTGTTTTAGAAAAGAAGCAGGAAGTGCAGGGCGAGATACAAGAGGATTAATTAGGCAACATCAATTTGATAAAGTAGAAATGGTAGCAATCACATCACAAGAACAATCAAATGAAGTATTTGAAAAAATGGTAGCATGCGCAAGTGATTTATTAACATCATTAGGACTTCCTCACCAAAAAATGCAATTATGTACAGGCGATTTAGGATTTAGTGCTGCTACAACTATCGACTTAGAAGTTTGGTTACCTGGACAAAATAAATATAGAGAAATTTCATCAATTTCAAATACAAGAGATTTCCAATCAAGACGTGCAAAAATCAGATATAAAGAGGGTAAGAAAAATATCTTAGCTCACACTTTAAATGGTTCATCACTAGCAGTTGGAAGAACATTAGTAGCTATTATGGAAAATTATCAAAACGAAGATGGAAGTGTTAGAATTCCAGAAGTACTTAAAAAATATATGTAA
- a CDS encoding metal-sulfur cluster assembly factor has protein sequence MYTKEEIFKAVSTVNDPEVGFNLVEMGLIYDAVCDEKMNVIVTMTLSTKACPLHQMIIQWVEEAVMRELDKVEHVEIDLVWEPAWNISMASDEVKQKLS, from the coding sequence ATGTACACAAAAGAAGAAATTTTTAAAGCAGTATCAACTGTAAATGACCCAGAAGTTGGCTTTAATCTTGTAGAGATGGGTCTTATTTATGATGCTGTTTGTGATGAAAAAATGAATGTAATTGTTACCATGACACTTAGTACAAAAGCTTGTCCTCTTCATCAAATGATTATTCAATGGGTTGAAGAAGCAGTTATGAGAGAGCTTGATAAAGTTGAACATGTGGAAATAGATTTAGTTTGGGAGCCAGCTTGGAATATTTCAATGGCAAGTGATGAAGTAAAACAAAAACTATCTTAG
- a CDS encoding helix-turn-helix domain-containing protein: protein MLEELNVGKKIKRLRKLKNMNAKDLAQNAGISYGMLSLLENGSTQGSVETLRKIAKVLDTTLSQLFTNEDNIDEMITDESMLIVRKDKRKKISFPDPLYNCELLVPDLQGDIEFVLVNLEANRITEDILPHIKGKEECDYVLKGEITITLKDKKYILEEGDCIRFNPEIPHKIENKTDEKASYLSVITPVSF, encoded by the coding sequence ATGCTTGAAGAACTTAATGTTGGTAAAAAAATAAAAAGATTAAGAAAACTAAAAAATATGAATGCAAAAGATTTAGCCCAAAATGCAGGTATATCTTATGGCATGTTATCTTTATTAGAAAATGGTTCAACTCAAGGTTCTGTTGAAACATTAAGAAAAATTGCAAAGGTTTTAGATACAACATTATCTCAGCTATTTACAAATGAAGATAATATAGACGAGATGATTACAGATGAATCTATGCTAATTGTAAGAAAAGATAAAAGAAAAAAAATATCTTTTCCTGATCCTTTGTATAATTGCGAATTATTAGTTCCTGATTTACAAGGAGATATTGAATTTGTATTAGTAAATTTAGAAGCTAATAGAATAACAGAAGATATTCTTCCTCACATTAAAGGTAAAGAAGAATGTGATTATGTATTAAAAGGAGAAATCACAATTACTTTAAAAGATAAAAAATATATTTTAGAAGAAGGTGATTGTATTAGGTTCAATCCAGAAATCCCCCATAAAATAGAAAATAAAACAGATGAAAAAGCTTCATATTTATCAGTTATAACACCTGTTTCTTTCTAA
- a CDS encoding LysE family translocator, whose protein sequence is MPTFFFVSITPGMCMTLSLSMGMSIGLKKTFYMMYGELLGVGLVATSSVIGVATIMLKYPTIFMILKYGGGAYLIYLGVSMWLSRGKMALNLEGCNFNVSKKNLAMQGFVTAIANPKGWAFFIALLPPFIDANLAFAPQLSVLILLILSLEFTCLIIYASGGSTLRKLLQNSSNVKLLNKIAGSMMIGIGIWLALT, encoded by the coding sequence ATACCAACTTTCTTTTTTGTTTCAATAACTCCTGGAATGTGTATGACATTATCATTGAGCATGGGAATGAGTATAGGCTTAAAAAAAACTTTCTACATGATGTATGGTGAGCTTTTAGGAGTTGGTTTAGTTGCAACTTCTTCTGTTATTGGAGTAGCTACAATAATGCTTAAATATCCTACTATATTTATGATTTTAAAATATGGTGGAGGAGCTTATTTAATATATTTAGGTGTTTCAATGTGGTTATCACGTGGAAAAATGGCTTTGAATTTAGAAGGCTGCAATTTTAATGTATCAAAGAAGAATCTCGCAATGCAAGGATTTGTAACAGCAATTGCAAATCCAAAAGGTTGGGCATTTTTTATAGCATTATTACCACCATTTATTGATGCTAATTTAGCTTTTGCTCCACAGTTGTCGGTACTTATTTTATTGATACTTTCTTTGGAATTTACTTGTTTGATTATATATGCAAGTGGTGGAAGTACTTTGAGAAAATTATTGCAAAACTCATCAAATGTAAAACTATTAAATAAAATTGCTGGTTCTATGATGATAGGTATAGGAATCTGGTTAGCTTTAACCTAA
- a CDS encoding LysE family translocator: MSLLNIFAFSLAMFLLAITPGPGVFATISRALSSGFLNASFVLIGIVIGDIIFLLLAIFGLSAIASILGDFFILVKYLGGIYLLFLGYKILTSKEQETNLKGIYELSWKKNFLTGLIITLSNPKVILFYLGFLPTFINLQTLTAIDIFIISTVVTIVLGGVMLAYAYSASSAKNLFKSKSSKRKMNIAAGSVMISAGAVLIIKA, encoded by the coding sequence ATGTCACTTTTAAATATTTTTGCATTTAGTTTAGCAATGTTTTTATTAGCAATTACTCCAGGCCCTGGGGTATTTGCAACAATCTCAAGGGCTTTATCTTCAGGCTTTTTAAATGCATCTTTTGTATTAATTGGAATAGTAATTGGTGATATAATATTTTTATTATTAGCTATTTTTGGTCTTAGCGCAATTGCCTCTATCCTTGGAGATTTTTTTATCTTAGTTAAATATCTAGGTGGAATTTATCTTTTATTTTTAGGATATAAAATATTAACTTCTAAAGAACAAGAGACAAATTTAAAGGGTATTTATGAACTATCATGGAAAAAGAACTTTTTAACAGGACTTATAATAACACTTAGTAATCCAAAGGTTATACTATTTTACTTAGGATTTCTACCTACTTTTATAAATCTTCAAACTTTAACGGCTATTGATATTTTTATTATTTCTACAGTTGTTACTATTGTTCTGGGTGGAGTAATGTTAGCATATGCCTATAGTGCAAGTAGCGCGAAAAATTTATTTAAAAGTAAATCTTCAAAAAGAAAAATGAATATAGCAGCAGGAAGCGTAATGATAAGTGCAGGGGCAGTTCTAATAATAAAGGCATAA
- a CDS encoding amino acid ABC transporter ATP-binding protein: MKNLDYMIEMTNVNKWYGDFHVLKDVNLRVKKGEKIVICGPSGSGKSTTIRCMNRLEPFQEGELYVSGLEMTEDVKRIREIRTHVGMVFQHFNLFPHLSILENLILAPTWVGKIPRKKAIETAMYYLERVKIADQADKYPNQLSGGQQQRVAIARCLCINPDIMLFDEPTSALDPEMIGEVLDVMTELADEGITMVCVTHEMGFAKKVADRVIFMDAGQIVEENTPAEFFGNPQSPRLKQFLEQILDH, encoded by the coding sequence ATGAAAAATTTAGATTATATGATAGAGATGACAAACGTTAATAAATGGTATGGAGATTTCCACGTACTAAAAGATGTTAACTTAAGAGTAAAAAAAGGTGAGAAGATTGTTATTTGCGGACCTTCTGGTTCTGGAAAATCTACAACAATTAGATGTATGAACAGACTAGAACCTTTCCAAGAAGGTGAATTATATGTTTCTGGTTTAGAAATGACAGAAGATGTAAAAAGAATTAGAGAAATTAGAACTCATGTTGGTATGGTTTTTCAGCATTTTAATCTTTTTCCACACCTTTCAATTTTAGAAAATTTAATCCTAGCTCCAACTTGGGTAGGAAAAATTCCAAGAAAAAAAGCGATTGAAACTGCAATGTATTATCTTGAAAGAGTAAAAATTGCAGATCAAGCTGATAAATATCCAAATCAGTTATCAGGTGGACAACAACAAAGGGTGGCAATAGCAAGATGTTTATGTATTAATCCTGATATTATGCTATTTGATGAACCAACATCTGCACTTGACCCTGAAATGATTGGTGAAGTTCTAGATGTAATGACAGAACTAGCTGATGAAGGTATTACGATGGTTTGTGTAACACATGAAATGGGATTTGCAAAAAAAGTAGCAGATAGAGTAATTTTTATGGATGCAGGTCAAATTGTAGAAGAGAATACTCCAGCAGAGTTTTTCGGAAACCCACAATCTCCTAGATTAAAACAATTTTTAGAACAAATATTAGATCATTAA
- a CDS encoding amino acid ABC transporter permease, producing MAIYKKLEAKPAPSNTKGPIKWIRENLFPSVTSSILTILSLLLIYNTLPPLLDWMVFDATWSGTKEEITKDGARWIFIYEKFNQFIYGFYPEELYWRPNLIFVFFVVSIIAFKKFKHVKARAVILILFPIVSFILLYGGFGLEIVPTSNWGGLLLTVVVAAVGIVVSFPIGILFALGRQSKMPIIKTISVVYIEFIRGVPLITLLFMASVILPLFFPEGMTFDKLLRALIGVTLFQAAYIAEVIRGGLQAIPKGQYEACDSIGLSYWQAMGLVILPQALKISIPNIVGSFVALFKDTTLVLIIGLFDVLAMVNLTTTDPNWLGFATEGYVFVTIIYWIICFSMSKYAQSVEKRFNTEHK from the coding sequence ATGGCTATTTATAAAAAATTAGAAGCAAAACCTGCTCCTTCAAATACTAAAGGCCCTATAAAATGGATAAGAGAGAATCTTTTTCCATCAGTGACTAGTTCAATTTTAACTATTTTATCACTATTGTTAATCTATAACACTCTTCCTCCTTTGTTAGATTGGATGGTTTTTGATGCAACTTGGAGTGGTACAAAAGAAGAGATCACAAAAGATGGAGCAAGATGGATTTTTATTTATGAAAAATTCAATCAGTTTATTTATGGTTTTTATCCAGAAGAATTATATTGGAGACCAAATTTAATTTTTGTTTTTTTTGTAGTATCTATAATTGCCTTTAAAAAATTCAAACATGTTAAAGCAAGAGCAGTAATTCTTATTTTATTTCCTATCGTATCGTTTATATTACTTTATGGTGGATTTGGTTTAGAAATAGTTCCAACTTCAAATTGGGGAGGATTACTTCTTACAGTTGTTGTTGCTGCTGTTGGAATCGTAGTATCATTTCCAATTGGTATATTATTTGCTCTAGGAAGACAATCTAAGATGCCAATTATAAAAACAATCAGTGTTGTTTATATTGAATTTATTAGAGGTGTTCCTTTAATTACACTTTTATTTATGGCATCAGTTATCCTTCCTTTATTTTTTCCAGAAGGAATGACTTTTGATAAACTATTAAGAGCTTTAATAGGAGTTACTTTATTTCAAGCAGCATATATAGCTGAAGTTATAAGAGGTGGATTACAAGCTATTCCAAAAGGTCAATATGAAGCATGTGATTCAATAGGACTTTCATATTGGCAAGCCATGGGATTAGTTATTTTACCGCAAGCCCTTAAAATCTCCATTCCAAATATTGTTGGATCATTTGTTGCATTATTTAAAGATACAACATTGGTATTGATTATTGGTTTATTTGATGTTTTAGCAATGGTAAACCTTACAACAACAGATCCAAATTGGTTAGGTTTCGCAACAGAGGGTTATGTTTTTGTAACTATTATTTACTGGATAATTTGCTTTAGTATGTCTAAATATGCACAGTCAGTAGAAAAAAGATTTAATACAGAACACAAATAG